The proteins below are encoded in one region of Buttiauxella gaviniae:
- the lspA gene encoding signal peptidase II, which yields MSKSICSTGLRWLWLVVVVLIVDLGSKYLILQHFMLGDTVSLFPSLNLHYARNYGAAFSFLADKGGWQRWFFAGIAIGICVILAVLMYRAKASQKLNNIAYALIIGGALGNLFDRLWHGFVVDMIDFYVGDWHFATFNLADTAICIGAALIVLEGFFVSSDKPAKQKG from the coding sequence ATGAGTAAATCGATTTGTTCGACCGGCCTGCGCTGGCTGTGGCTGGTGGTCGTAGTACTGATCGTCGATCTGGGCAGTAAATACCTAATCCTCCAGCATTTCATGCTGGGGGACACCGTATCCCTGTTCCCGTCGCTGAATCTGCACTATGCCCGTAACTATGGCGCTGCGTTTAGTTTCCTTGCGGATAAAGGCGGCTGGCAGCGCTGGTTCTTCGCGGGTATCGCTATCGGTATTTGCGTGATTTTAGCGGTGCTGATGTATCGCGCCAAAGCCAGTCAGAAGCTCAATAACATCGCCTATGCTTTAATCATCGGCGGTGCGCTCGGCAACCTGTTTGACCGGTTATGGCACGGTTTTGTGGTCGACATGATCGATTTCTATGTCGGTGACTGGCACTTTGCCACCTTTAATTTGGCTGATACGGCAATCTGTATCGGTGCGGCGCTGATTGTGCTGGAGGGGTTCTTTGTCTCCTCCGACAAGCCCGCAAAGCAAAAAGGATAA
- a CDS encoding dihydrodipicolinate synthase family protein encodes MIKHYSAQEIIGVNPIVAMPFTASGDIDEASFVRLLEQLATSGAQGTTLFGIASEFPKLTDAERDRLAQLFVSTLAGSPLYRAMSVTDHSTEVAVKRARFYAGLGVDALMLLPPFFLNPNPQAIQEHIFAVLEAVDIPVMVQYAPGETGLPITPEQMAEIAARYPHAVFKIECNPPVEYTREFLAKAPQASVLNGYAGLYMLQMLAAGGKGVMPGCSFTEVYVRIYQHWQNGEQQQAEVLHQSLLPYIQRWMTHCEYIIQVEKTILQRRGIIATDYCRRPGWKLTSEDEQLIESFLTEFKL; translated from the coding sequence ATGATTAAGCATTATTCTGCTCAGGAAATTATTGGCGTAAATCCGATTGTCGCCATGCCGTTTACCGCCAGCGGCGACATCGACGAAGCCAGTTTTGTGCGCCTGCTGGAGCAGCTCGCCACCAGCGGCGCGCAAGGCACCACGCTATTTGGTATCGCCAGTGAGTTTCCAAAGCTAACCGATGCAGAGCGCGATCGCCTGGCGCAACTGTTCGTCTCAACGCTTGCCGGGAGCCCATTATACAGGGCGATGTCGGTGACCGATCACAGCACTGAAGTGGCGGTGAAACGCGCCCGTTTCTACGCGGGCCTTGGCGTAGACGCACTCATGCTGCTGCCGCCCTTTTTCCTGAACCCCAATCCACAGGCGATTCAGGAGCATATTTTTGCGGTACTGGAAGCGGTGGATATTCCCGTTATGGTGCAATACGCGCCGGGCGAAACTGGCCTGCCGATAACACCGGAGCAAATGGCAGAGATCGCCGCGCGATACCCGCATGCGGTTTTCAAAATCGAATGTAATCCACCGGTTGAATACACCCGCGAGTTTCTCGCTAAAGCTCCGCAGGCCAGCGTACTCAACGGATATGCCGGTTTGTATATGCTGCAAATGCTGGCGGCGGGCGGTAAGGGCGTAATGCCTGGCTGCTCCTTTACCGAAGTCTATGTGCGAATTTACCAGCACTGGCAGAACGGCGAACAGCAGCAGGCTGAAGTCTTACACCAGTCTCTGCTACCGTACATCCAGCGCTGGATGACTCACTGCGAATACATTATTCAAGTCGAGAAAACAATTCTTCAACGTCGCGGGATTATTGCGACCGACTATTGCCGCCGCCCGGGTTGGAAACTTACCTCTGAAGACGAGCAGTTAATCGAGAGCTTCCTTACCGAATTTAAACTCTAA
- a CDS encoding 2-dehydro-3-deoxygalactonokinase, whose translation MKNHWIAIDWGTTNFRAFLMQGSQHVSRISQPLGLLSVEKGQFAPTLQNLLHAWLEEYGSLPIVMAGMVGSQQGWHEVPYAPLPCNTQDLASRMLAFTTPWGSPAWIIPGASGTSSFSQPDVMRGEEVQLLGLAALRPATQHIALLPGTHSKHAQMLNGEIVSFSTFMTGEIFSLLSQHSILGRALPEQQEDRHAFLSGVKAAAQGAPFTHLIFSARTRRLAGELPESSVHSYLSGLTIGYELLALPAGQHAWVVGSPSLTERYQLAAGQMDLNLSPANGDECFIHGLWHLFTRLQGNE comes from the coding sequence ATGAAAAATCACTGGATTGCTATCGATTGGGGCACGACTAACTTCCGCGCATTCTTAATGCAGGGGTCGCAGCACGTTTCCCGCATCAGTCAGCCTTTGGGGCTGTTGTCCGTTGAAAAAGGGCAATTTGCGCCGACGCTGCAAAACCTGTTGCACGCGTGGCTTGAAGAGTATGGCAGCTTGCCGATTGTTATGGCGGGCATGGTGGGTTCGCAGCAAGGCTGGCATGAAGTGCCTTACGCGCCGCTGCCGTGCAATACACAGGATTTAGCATCCCGCATGCTGGCTTTCACCACGCCGTGGGGCAGCCCGGCATGGATTATTCCGGGGGCAAGCGGCACCAGCTCGTTTTCCCAGCCAGACGTGATGCGCGGGGAAGAAGTACAACTGTTAGGGTTAGCGGCGCTGCGCCCTGCTACGCAACATATTGCGCTGCTACCCGGCACTCATAGCAAACATGCGCAGATGCTTAACGGTGAGATTGTCTCTTTCTCCACGTTTATGACCGGTGAGATTTTCTCTCTGCTTTCCCAACATTCCATTCTGGGCCGCGCATTGCCGGAACAGCAAGAAGATCGCCACGCTTTCTTATCAGGTGTTAAAGCCGCCGCGCAGGGTGCACCCTTCACCCATTTGATCTTCTCCGCCCGCACTCGCCGTCTGGCGGGCGAGCTTCCCGAATCAAGCGTTCACAGCTATTTGTCTGGTTTAACCATCGGCTATGAACTGTTGGCATTACCGGCCGGGCAACACGCCTGGGTGGTCGGTAGCCCGTCATTAACAGAGCGCTATCAACTGGCCGCAGGCCAGATGGATCTCAATCTTTCCCCCGCCAATGGCGATGAGTGCTTCATTCATGGTCTGTGGCACCTCTTTACCCGACTTCAAGGAAACGAATAA
- a CDS encoding FadR/GntR family transcriptional regulator, with amino-acid sequence MKLPQANISESVTQHLARRIMHGDLAPGLSLPGENELAVEYEVSRTSVRNALQVLAAKGLISIQAKKRSMVNSREQWSLLDIDVLGWLAEGDLDLHLVEQLIVTRLIFEPNVATLAALNATGHDLAAMEDALQLMRKGQLEAERSLFEEGDIAFHQALLRATHNPFLLALGNALSAAMALSFKQTLEKDVRQTKAAVDEHFLLFDAIRMKQVEKARLQMRSILLNAAKKRIWQDRPEMFDHII; translated from the coding sequence ATGAAACTCCCGCAGGCAAACATTTCAGAATCCGTTACACAGCATCTTGCGCGGCGAATCATGCATGGCGATCTTGCGCCAGGGCTATCTTTACCTGGCGAGAACGAGCTGGCCGTTGAGTATGAAGTTTCCCGCACCTCAGTGCGCAACGCATTGCAAGTGCTTGCGGCAAAAGGGCTTATCTCCATTCAGGCCAAAAAGCGTAGCATGGTGAATAGCCGAGAACAGTGGAGCCTGTTGGATATTGACGTATTGGGTTGGCTCGCCGAAGGCGATCTGGATCTGCACCTGGTCGAGCAATTAATCGTGACGCGCCTTATCTTTGAGCCGAACGTTGCAACGCTTGCGGCGCTGAATGCCACCGGCCACGATTTGGCCGCGATGGAAGACGCGCTCCAGCTAATGCGCAAAGGCCAACTCGAAGCAGAACGCTCTTTGTTCGAAGAAGGGGATATCGCTTTTCACCAGGCGCTATTACGCGCCACGCACAACCCTTTCCTGCTCGCCCTGGGCAATGCGCTTTCTGCCGCGATGGCGCTCTCGTTTAAGCAAACGCTGGAAAAAGACGTACGCCAGACCAAAGCCGCCGTCGACGAACACTTCCTGTTATTTGATGCCATCCGCATGAAACAAGTGGAAAAAGCCCGCCTGCAGATGCGCAGCATTCTGCTCAATGCCGCCAAAAAACGTATCTGGCAGGATCGCCCGGAAATGTTCGACCACATTATTTGA
- a CDS encoding MFS transporter produces the protein MSERIERKSADPTAESRVYSKITRRLIPFLILCYFFAYLDRVNVGFAKLHMQDALSFSDTVYGLGAGIFFIGYFLFEMPSNLLMQKFGPRFWIARIMATWAVLSAGMMFVTTPTQFYVVRFLLGVAEAGFFPGIVFYLTLWFPSWRSARTLGLFILVTPLSTIIGSPLSGLILKMFEGVGSLHNWQWLFLVEAIPSFVLAFVVLRYLDNDVKSARWLTDAEKQVVINDLAKDAANRALANQGKVDSSLKGMLKNGYVWLLALVFFSFNIGYYGINFWLPSIIKSSGVSDDFYIGLLAALPYVFGACFMVWNSRHSDLKQERRWHIAIPALIGCVGLALSAYCSGSTFWMMAWICVAMSGTLALIPTYISLPGALLSGTAAAAGIAFVNSIGNLAGFFGPTVLGWLKDTTGRTDVGLYILAAFLLLCAPLILTLPARLANPKKVVAVPEQNVAQPDAAQPFNATIDR, from the coding sequence ATGAGTGAAAGAATCGAGAGAAAATCAGCGGATCCCACCGCTGAGTCACGGGTCTACAGCAAAATTACCCGCCGACTTATTCCGTTTTTGATTTTGTGTTATTTCTTCGCCTACCTTGACCGTGTGAACGTCGGGTTCGCCAAACTGCATATGCAAGATGCGCTGAGTTTTAGCGATACGGTCTATGGCCTTGGGGCAGGAATTTTCTTCATCGGCTATTTCTTGTTTGAAATGCCAAGCAATTTGCTGATGCAGAAATTCGGCCCGCGCTTCTGGATTGCCCGCATTATGGCGACCTGGGCGGTGCTTTCCGCCGGCATGATGTTTGTCACCACGCCGACTCAGTTTTACGTGGTTCGCTTTTTACTCGGCGTGGCGGAAGCGGGCTTCTTCCCTGGCATCGTGTTCTATCTCACATTGTGGTTCCCGTCGTGGCGCTCTGCCCGCACGTTGGGGCTGTTTATTCTCGTCACGCCGCTATCCACGATTATCGGTAGCCCGCTTTCTGGCCTGATTCTCAAAATGTTCGAAGGCGTAGGCAGCCTGCACAACTGGCAATGGCTGTTTTTGGTCGAAGCAATTCCCTCGTTTGTGCTGGCCTTCGTGGTGCTGCGCTATCTTGATAACGATGTGAAATCCGCCAGATGGCTGACGGATGCCGAAAAACAGGTAGTGATTAATGACCTGGCAAAAGACGCCGCCAACCGTGCGCTGGCCAATCAAGGCAAAGTGGATAGTAGCCTGAAAGGCATGTTGAAAAACGGTTATGTTTGGCTGCTGGCGCTGGTCTTTTTCAGCTTCAACATTGGCTACTACGGCATTAACTTCTGGCTGCCGTCGATAATCAAAAGCTCCGGCGTGAGCGACGATTTCTATATCGGCCTGCTCGCCGCGCTGCCGTATGTCTTTGGCGCGTGCTTTATGGTGTGGAACAGCCGCCACTCTGACCTCAAACAAGAGCGCCGCTGGCACATCGCCATTCCAGCGCTGATTGGCTGCGTGGGCCTTGCGCTGAGCGCATATTGCAGCGGGTCCACCTTCTGGATGATGGCGTGGATTTGCGTGGCGATGTCCGGCACGTTGGCACTCATCCCTACCTATATCAGCCTGCCTGGCGCACTACTTTCCGGCACCGCCGCCGCTGCAGGTATCGCCTTCGTTAACTCCATTGGCAACCTGGCCGGTTTCTTTGGCCCAACGGTACTCGGCTGGCTGAAAGACACCACCGGCCGCACCGACGTGGGCCTATATATTCTGGCGGCCTTCCTGCTGTTATGTGCGCCATTAATTCTTACGCTGCCAGCCCGCCTGGCGAATCCGAAAAAAGTTGTTGCCGTACCCGAACAGAACGTTGCCCAGCCTGACGCTGCGCAGCCTTTCAACGCGACTATCGATCGCTAA
- the fkpB gene encoding FKBP-type peptidyl-prolyl cis-trans isomerase, producing MAASIQANSRVLVHFTLKLEDGSTAESTRNNGKPALFTLGDETLSPGMEDQLVGLKAGDKKAFSLAPESAFGIPSPDMIQYFSRREFIDAGEPVPGAIMLFTAMDGSEMPGVVRDVNGDSITVDFNHPLAGQTIHFDIEVLEIDPVLEALNADPVG from the coding sequence ATGGCTGCGTCTATCCAGGCCAATAGCAGAGTTTTGGTGCACTTCACGCTGAAACTTGAAGATGGCTCCACCGCCGAGTCGACCCGCAACAACGGCAAACCGGCACTCTTCACGCTGGGCGATGAAACACTGTCGCCGGGCATGGAAGATCAGCTAGTTGGCTTAAAAGCAGGGGACAAAAAAGCGTTCTCTCTGGCACCGGAATCGGCGTTTGGTATTCCAAGCCCGGATATGATCCAGTATTTCTCGCGTCGTGAATTTATTGATGCGGGCGAGCCGGTTCCAGGGGCGATTATGCTGTTCACTGCAATGGATGGCAGCGAGATGCCAGGCGTTGTGCGTGACGTTAACGGTGATTCCATCACCGTTGACTTTAACCACCCGCTCGCCGGGCAAACCATTCATTTTGATATCGAAGTGCTGGAAATTGACCCGGTACTGGAGGCGTTGAATGCAGATCCTGTTGGCTAA
- a CDS encoding SDR family NAD(P)-dependent oxidoreductase: MTSQKSARVVIVTGTSQGIGQAIAQTFLDNGDIVIGCAFSTLEKAPNARKMLAQYSERYFYFSVDVTKTESIKQFVIEAEKLFGRIDVVVSNAGKNVFKGIDCEESDWAHNFDLNLRSHWYLAKCARPALAKSKGTILVITSNHAFSTMPGCAPYNISKRALLSLVQSLTIEWGPEIRTVGIAPGFIDTDGNQTWFDSHADGKAAREKTIKKHPVGRIGRSEEVGDLCLFLSSDKAGFIAGTTIVMDGGRSAIMQDEDDV, from the coding sequence ATGACCAGTCAAAAATCGGCACGCGTTGTGATTGTTACTGGCACCAGCCAGGGTATCGGTCAGGCCATTGCCCAGACATTTCTTGATAACGGCGATATTGTTATTGGCTGCGCTTTCTCGACGCTCGAAAAAGCCCCCAATGCCCGGAAAATGCTGGCTCAATATTCCGAGCGTTATTTCTATTTTTCCGTAGATGTCACCAAAACCGAGTCCATTAAACAGTTCGTGATAGAGGCCGAAAAGCTGTTTGGCCGCATTGATGTGGTGGTTTCCAATGCCGGGAAAAATGTCTTCAAAGGGATCGATTGTGAGGAGAGCGATTGGGCGCATAATTTCGATCTGAATTTACGATCCCACTGGTATCTGGCGAAATGCGCCCGCCCGGCATTAGCCAAAAGTAAAGGGACGATCCTGGTGATCACCTCAAATCACGCCTTCTCAACGATGCCTGGCTGCGCGCCGTATAACATCAGTAAACGCGCCCTGCTTTCACTGGTACAAAGCCTGACTATCGAGTGGGGGCCGGAAATTCGCACCGTCGGCATCGCACCTGGTTTTATCGATACCGATGGAAATCAGACGTGGTTTGACTCTCATGCAGATGGCAAAGCCGCACGGGAAAAAACCATCAAGAAGCATCCGGTCGGGCGCATTGGCCGTTCGGAAGAAGTCGGGGATTTGTGCCTGTTTTTATCCAGTGACAAAGCTGGATTTATTGCGGGTACCACGATTGTGATGGACGGCGGGCGCAGCGCGATTATGCAGGATGAAGACGACGTTTGA
- the ispH gene encoding 4-hydroxy-3-methylbut-2-enyl diphosphate reductase — MQILLANPRGFCAGVDRAISIVENALAIYGAPIYVRHEVVHNRYVVDSLRERGAIFIEQISEVPDGAILIFSAHGVSQAVRNEAKGRDLTVFDATCPLVTKVHMEVARASRRGEESILIGHAGHPEVEGTMGQYSNPKGGMYLVESPEDVSKLDVKNEAKLSFMTQTTLSVDDTSDVIDALRKRFPKIIGPRKDDICYATTNRQEAVRALADEADVVLVVGSKNSSNSNRLAELAQRMGKAAYLIDDATDIQESWVKGAACVGVTAGASAPDILVQNVLARLRELGGSETRELVGREENIIFEVPRELRMDVKEVE; from the coding sequence ATGCAGATCCTGTTGGCTAACCCACGCGGCTTTTGTGCCGGGGTAGACCGCGCTATCAGCATTGTTGAAAACGCGCTGGCTATTTACGGCGCGCCGATTTATGTCCGTCATGAAGTGGTACACAACCGTTATGTGGTAGACAGCCTGCGCGAACGTGGGGCGATTTTCATCGAGCAGATCAGCGAAGTGCCAGACGGCGCGATTCTGATTTTCTCGGCGCACGGTGTCTCTCAGGCGGTGCGTAACGAAGCGAAAGGCCGTGACTTAACGGTGTTTGACGCAACGTGCCCGCTGGTAACCAAAGTGCATATGGAAGTGGCGCGCGCCAGCCGCCGTGGTGAAGAATCCATTCTGATTGGTCACGCAGGCCACCCGGAAGTGGAAGGCACCATGGGCCAATACAGCAACCCCAAAGGCGGTATGTATCTGGTTGAATCGCCGGAAGATGTCAGCAAACTGGATGTGAAAAACGAAGCCAAACTTTCGTTTATGACGCAGACCACGCTCTCTGTGGATGACACTTCTGACGTGATTGACGCGCTGCGTAAACGCTTCCCGAAAATCATCGGCCCACGTAAAGACGATATTTGCTACGCCACCACTAACCGTCAGGAAGCGGTACGTGCCCTGGCAGATGAAGCGGATGTGGTGTTGGTGGTTGGCTCGAAAAACTCGTCCAACTCTAACCGCCTGGCCGAGCTTGCACAGCGTATGGGCAAAGCCGCGTATCTGATTGACGATGCGACAGATATCCAGGAATCCTGGGTGAAAGGTGCCGCATGTGTTGGCGTTACCGCCGGGGCTTCTGCGCCAGATATTCTGGTGCAAAACGTTCTGGCGCGCCTGCGTGAGTTAGGCGGGAGCGAAACCCGTGAGCTGGTGGGGCGCGAAGAAAATATCATTTTTGAAGTGCCGCGCGAGCTGCGTATGGATGTAAAAGAAGTCGAGTAA
- a CDS encoding 2-dehydro-3-deoxy-6-phosphogalactonate aldolase, whose amino-acid sequence MSPEIFIAQWQKEPLPLVAILRGITPGDAVEAAEILLESGFRYLEVPLNSPSPLESISLMREVVGERGYVGAGTVLTVAQVDAVVECGGQLIISPNCCPDVIRHSSKLGLISMPGVMTPSEAFSAIAAGASSLKLFPAEHITPAITKAFRAVVPREVALLPVGGIQPDAAQMRSYIQAGANGFGLGGGLYQAGMSMAVLREHAQAYQRAWHKCAA is encoded by the coding sequence ATGAGCCCGGAAATTTTCATTGCCCAATGGCAAAAAGAGCCTCTCCCGCTGGTTGCTATCCTGCGCGGTATCACGCCTGGCGATGCGGTTGAAGCGGCGGAAATTCTGCTGGAAAGTGGTTTTCGCTATCTTGAAGTGCCGTTGAATAGCCCGTCGCCGCTGGAGTCCATCAGCCTGATGCGCGAAGTGGTTGGCGAGCGTGGCTACGTGGGTGCCGGTACCGTGCTGACGGTTGCACAGGTTGATGCCGTGGTGGAGTGCGGCGGGCAACTGATTATCTCCCCGAACTGCTGCCCGGACGTTATCCGCCACTCCAGCAAACTTGGGCTTATCAGTATGCCTGGGGTGATGACGCCAAGCGAAGCCTTCAGCGCCATTGCCGCAGGAGCCAGTTCCCTGAAGTTATTCCCCGCCGAACATATCACACCCGCGATCACCAAAGCGTTCCGCGCCGTCGTGCCACGCGAAGTGGCACTGTTGCCGGTCGGTGGCATTCAGCCAGATGCCGCGCAGATGCGCAGTTACATTCAGGCAGGAGCGAATGGCTTTGGGCTTGGCGGCGGGTTGTATCAAGCCGGAATGAGTATGGCTGTGCTGCGTGAACATGCGCAGGCTTACCAGCGCGCCTGGCATAAGTGTGCAGCGTAA
- the ilvD gene encoding dihydroxy-acid dehydratase, with the protein MSGCGGCASCGTHFNPILEGDDGALKRALYKSMGHTDEQLRKPVIAVVNSYTNATAGHANLNELTAKVLEGIDEAGGVGMVFGTIAPCDGIAEGHLGMRYILAAREVITASIEVMMRAHRFDGMVLLGSCDKIVPAMLMAAARLDIPAIMVNGGPMYPAEYKGKHWDGNIVTEAIGWKKRGEISEEEFAHIENIAEPGPGSCTMYGTANTMCCIGEVLGMSLPGSSTLPAVSQERRDCAVETGRQAVELVLNGVNARQIITAESIHNAMVYLLATGGSTNAILHLQAIHYEAELGHLPLSAFDKLSHKVPLVASLYPASEHDMIDFWEAGGVQAVEYEISKLMHLDALTVAGKTKGELHAEGKRSCRPEVIHTLAIPVRNEAGVAVLHGNLSPLGCVVKPAAVPENLMVFRGPAVVFNSEQESVDAIMSGQIQPGSVLVLRYEGPKGGPGMPEMYKPMKSLEGMGLSDTCALITDGRFSGSNRGLFVGHISPEAVDGGELGLVEDGDEISIDIPSRTLTLHVPETVLATRRENWQPVNKEVPRGFLRLYRRWALPAAQGAVLADREEDE; encoded by the coding sequence ATGAGTGGATGTGGCGGATGTGCCAGCTGTGGCACGCATTTCAACCCGATCCTCGAAGGTGATGACGGCGCGCTGAAACGTGCGCTGTATAAATCGATGGGGCATACCGATGAGCAATTGCGTAAACCGGTGATTGCCGTCGTGAACAGTTATACCAATGCAACGGCAGGCCATGCCAACCTGAACGAGCTGACCGCTAAAGTGCTCGAAGGTATTGATGAAGCCGGTGGCGTTGGCATGGTGTTTGGCACTATCGCACCGTGTGACGGGATCGCCGAAGGGCATCTGGGGATGCGCTATATCCTCGCCGCTCGCGAGGTGATTACCGCCTCAATCGAAGTGATGATGCGCGCCCACCGTTTTGACGGCATGGTGCTGCTGGGTTCGTGCGACAAAATCGTTCCCGCGATGTTAATGGCGGCGGCGCGTCTGGATATTCCGGCGATTATGGTTAACGGCGGCCCGATGTATCCAGCGGAATATAAAGGGAAACACTGGGACGGCAACATTGTTACCGAAGCTATCGGCTGGAAGAAACGTGGCGAAATCAGCGAAGAAGAGTTCGCGCATATCGAGAATATCGCCGAGCCAGGGCCAGGCTCCTGCACGATGTACGGCACGGCAAACACCATGTGCTGTATCGGCGAAGTGTTGGGGATGAGCCTGCCGGGCAGCAGTACCCTGCCTGCCGTGTCGCAAGAACGCCGCGACTGCGCCGTAGAAACCGGCCGTCAGGCCGTGGAACTGGTGCTCAACGGCGTCAATGCCCGCCAGATTATTACGGCGGAATCTATTCATAACGCGATGGTTTATCTGCTGGCAACGGGCGGATCGACTAACGCAATTTTGCACCTCCAGGCGATTCACTATGAAGCAGAACTCGGCCATCTGCCGCTTTCTGCTTTCGATAAACTTAGCCATAAAGTGCCGCTGGTGGCGTCACTCTATCCGGCGTCCGAACACGACATGATCGACTTCTGGGAAGCGGGCGGCGTGCAGGCGGTGGAGTATGAAATCAGCAAACTGATGCATCTGGACGCGCTGACCGTCGCAGGAAAAACCAAAGGCGAACTGCATGCTGAAGGCAAACGCAGTTGCCGCCCGGAAGTGATTCATACGCTCGCTATTCCCGTACGAAATGAAGCGGGCGTGGCCGTTCTGCACGGCAACTTATCGCCGTTAGGTTGCGTGGTGAAACCCGCTGCGGTGCCGGAAAATCTGATGGTATTCCGTGGCCCTGCGGTGGTATTCAACAGCGAGCAGGAGTCCGTGGATGCGATTATGTCCGGCCAAATCCAACCCGGTAGCGTGCTGGTGCTGCGCTATGAAGGGCCGAAGGGCGGGCCTGGCATGCCAGAGATGTATAAGCCAATGAAGTCGCTGGAAGGCATGGGGTTGTCCGATACCTGCGCCCTGATTACCGACGGGCGTTTCTCCGGTTCCAACCGTGGGCTTTTCGTCGGCCATATTTCGCCGGAAGCGGTAGACGGTGGCGAGCTTGGGCTGGTGGAGGATGGGGATGAGATCTCCATTGATATTCCCTCCCGCACCCTGACGCTGCATGTCCCGGAAACTGTTCTGGCAACGCGCCGTGAAAATTGGCAGCCGGTGAATAAAGAAGTGCCTCGCGGTTTCTTGCGGTTGTACCGCCGCTGGGCGCTACCTGCCGCGCAGGGCGCAGTGCTGGCCGACCGGGAGGAGGATGAGTGA